ctgcccaaagtgctgcacaggctaaaacgcgACCATTCTAagaaactaaaacagaagataaaaataccgatcaaaagcagataaaacatgatgaatactaagaacacattaaaacaatgacacaataacacactaaaacgagtcactgtctaaaggcCAAATCGTAAAAGTAGGTCTTTAAACTTTAAATTTAAAAACCACCAGTgaaggagcctgccgaactccaatgggcaatgagttccacagctttggggcagcataaacaaatgctcgttcaccccgcggttTGTATCGCATCCACGGTgtacacagcagcaaaaggtcagccaacctcaacgtgcgcgtgggtacatatggagtgagcaggtcagagagatagggaggtgccaggtcattgagtgctttaaatacaaaagtcaataacttaaaatgtactctgaaaatgacagggagccagtgaagatgtggcaggacaggggtaatatggctacgtcggtgtgtatttgtcaagaacctggcagcagcgttctggacgacctgcagccaattcagggcagagaccggaacacaaacgaggagggcgtttgcgtagtcaaggcgagaggtaattaaggcatggatgactgactccaaatgcctcagtTTCAGGATTTGTCTGAGGCAAGTCAGGCGGtgaagctgataaaagcaagacctcacaacggagtttatctgtggggccattgtgagtccagcatccagcttgaccctgAGACTtgacacacactgtttggggttgagggttaaaaggtcacaaacagggtgagagccacggTGGTCgcaggggtcaaaaacaatagactcagtcttcctttcatttaagaagttggatgccagccagcccttcatgtCATCTAAACATGCAGCCAATCACGAGCTCGCATTTTTCTCATCCATTGCTACATATAATTGACATCAGCGTAAATGTGATAGcgcaggccatgctgattcagtaTTTTGCCCAAaggcagaaggtagatagaaaacagcaatggcccgagaacggaaccttgtggcaccccccaaggcagtggaagacaggaggatgcacagtcaccaatctggacAGAGATGGatcggtttgataggtaggagtGGAACCATTTATgtgccacccccgtcaccccaacccaaaACCCAAGCATATTCAGTAAAATGGTAGGAGTGGAACCATTTATgtgccacccccgtcaccccaacccaaaACCCAAGCATattcagtaaaatatggtggtcgaccgtatcaaaagccactgaaaggtccagctggagcagcagtaccctagacccagagtcagatgccaccagaatgtcatttagcaccctaatcaaagcagactcagtgctatggtttggtctaaagGCGGACTGAAACACGCCCAACAATGAGTTGCTGTTCATATGAGCAGAGATCTGACCATgaacaattttctcaaggaccttcgagagaaacgggactttcTATATAGGGTTGAAGTTCTCATACGTGGAGAGATCCAGACCAGGTTTCTTCTATATCAGCTGATCAACCACATCTTtaaaaccttagggaacactccagtgctgaggccaatgttaaaaatgttcatgagtgccgggctcagTGCAGACACCGAGTTGCGCACCAATTTAGCCGAGGCAGTGTACCaaagagccagctggcttcatggagctaatcagtttcatTAAGTTAGCAagctgaactggagcaaagtcCGAGAAGGCAGGTGGGCCAGGCGGTTCCACATGGATAGTGTGTGTTTGAGGCTGGAGGCTCTAAGCCTAATATCAAGGATCTTGGTTTGGAGaaagctctgtagctctgtgcaCAAAGCAACAGTGGGATTTAGACCGTCAAACTCATTTAACAGCAGTAAGGAGTTAATTGTGCTGTGCAGCCTAGactggtctccatgatgctgtgaaatgatagcaGAAAAGTAGGTCTTCTAGagatcttttgtacgttcttgctgtgtttgtctcctAATTCCTTgacgctctgaggatgtttgcagccgcaaacaaaactgtcagcaaggtaaagaaaacccttatctgtgtttaaaaaagaaccaaaaatggaattaggtcttctagagtcttggaaccccccaaggcactttacaacacaatcaatcattcacccgttcacacactcacatgctggtggtgatgagctacgatgtagccacagctgccctggggtgctctGACAGAGGCAAAGCTGCCGAGCAATGGCGCCGCCGGTCTCACCGACCGCCACCATTAATAATAGAGATTGTTTCTTAGGTTGTTCCACTCATACGTGGTCTTCATCCTGCTTCTCCTGCTGTGTTTGTGTTTAGCCAGTACACAACAATGGCTCCAGCGGCTACGGTAGTTTGGGAAGTAACGGCTCTCATGAGCACTACATCAGCTTCGCTTCTTCCAGCGACAGCAACGGGAATCTGTGGGAGGACTCGCACCGGGAGCCGGTGAGACATTACAGCATCACTACAAAGCCTTGTGTGCGTTCTCTAACTGCTCTGAAAGTGTTGTCATGTGGATTTGCAGATGACCCTGCAGCAGATCTGTGCAGATGTGAACCGGGCGAAGACTTGGGGTAGACAGGGATGTCTGAACTCCTGCCAAAAACGCGCTCCCCATGGCAAACCCAGCACAGGTGAAGTGGTCCAAAAGATTCTGAATATAAAAGCTGGTCAGTAGATTTAACAGGCACTAAAATgatgtttatttctgcagcgCCTCACCCCCTCTCAGCCTCTAACGCTGAGTCCAGAGGGAGCGAAGGAAGCAGGAAACAAACACACATTCCCTCCTACCAGCAAATaaactgtgtggacaacatcgttAGGTGTGTAGAGGTAACATCACGATCTAAGGCTACATTCACGCCGCAGGCAAAGTCCACTTTTTTCCCCACATGCGAGCCATATCTGatttttttatgacagtctgaacgcGCAGatctaattttttttaaatgcgaTCCGTGTCACTTGAATATGTAGGACCAATTCCGACGCATCTGATGTTActgaaagcgactgcagtctgaacggtcacGTCGCAGTAAATCAGTCTCCTACGTCACCGAGTCAGTGGAGGTGCGCGACGCgtgtggatgttcctgaggagaagcgctgaTGGAAGGGTGCAGGAGTCTGTCTGAACTTCCTGTTTTAGGTTTTGGAATTAAAAATAAAGGAGAGCATGAGAACGGgagctggaggtgctgctggagcgaagCGTTTCACAGAAGAATAAACAGGTGTGGAAGTTTTCACTGACAGTTTAACCACAGGGTCAGGATTACGTCACAACTCCGCCGTTCCTGGTTTCAGCTCCACTCAGTGTGCCTTCTTGTCTTCTGCGCATGCGGGTCGCTTTGGTGCCACGGAGcattcacactggagagagtttcATGTCGCATTTCAGTCACAGTGTGAacaccacacaaaaaaaatcagattttctctaaaaatcggaattgagcatcaaggcctgcagtgtgaacgtagccttagaGGGTATTTTCCTGTTTTTTTCTGACCTTTATTTATTTTGGGGCTGTTTTCTGTCGCAGGTACTTGGAGAGCTGCGCAGGTCAAGTCCTAAAGCGGAAGAATGAGTCCCATTCCTTGaccacctcctcttcctcttcttccaccTCAGAAGAAGAGAAGCCTGCAGGAGGCACCGACGTGGCTCGGTCCAGTTCAGACGGTAAAAGCACACATCTGTAATTTACCTGTTAGAGCTTCAGACTGTTAACCTATTTCCACCTCACCCTCCAGTGGTTCTGTTGGACAGTGAGGTGTCAGTGGGCCCTGCAGTTGTCGGGGCACCTCTGACCGACATCACCATGTCCTCTAAGGCCATGAGTGTTGTCTCGGTCACTAGCCAATGTTCGTACAGCAGCACCATCGTCCATGTGCCTCAACCTGACTCAGGTACATGAACATACTTGCATCAGGCTCATGGATgctgctcttttggaaatgtttatatttaaatatattttaatgtgTCAAGTTGTGCATTTTTAATATAttgcatgtttattttttatatagGGGAAAGCATTAACTATATTTTTTAACTATTTGAACATTTTTCTCCCACCCATCCAGAGGCCACAGCTCCAGAAGATGCACCGATGGGCAGTGAGCCTGCTGATGTTACAGCCACCCCCGTGCGTCTGGCTCCAAGCCCTGCTACGGAGGACAGACGGTTTGTCGGTCTCACCAAGGAGGTGCTGTCCGCTCACACCCAGAAAGAAGAACAGGAGTACATAGATCGATTTCGCCACCGTATTCTTCAGAGTCCCTACAGCTCCTATCTGCAGCTGGAAAACGACTCGATGGCTCACTCCCACCACCcaggtgtgtgcatgtttgtaaaGGAAATGACTTTTGACGCCTGTAATTGGACTCATTCAGCGGTTTGCGTCTATCCTCTCTGCAGGAGACTACCTACGTCCTCTGAGTGCTGGAGGGTGGAATCGCACTCGAAGAGGAAAGCTCAGACACAAGCGGCCCAAACCCCAGGGTTCTTCTGATAGCTATGCCTCCCCGGCTGGCCCACTTTACTGTGTTCCTGACTCGTCCTGGCCCTCCTCTGAGTCCTCGCAGCCCCACATGGCACAGACCCACTGCCAAACATCCCCGCTCCAGGGGACATTCTTCTCTGTTACGGGGAAGTCCAGCACGGAGCAGCTGCCCAGACTACAACAGATGCCTGCAGCAACGCCGGCGCAGCTGCAGCCTTCTGACCATCTCAGTTACAACTTTAACATCATGCAGCTGGGTCAGAGCCAGCCAGGCATGCCACCAGTCCACATGGAGCCCCTGCAGAATGTTCAAAACTTCTACAGCCCTCACCCCATGGCTTCAGCCCAGAGCTTTAACCCATACATGGCACCTGTCATGGCTGTCATCATGCCCAACTATCCAACCTTCACTCCAGGCTTTCCCTCTGTTTACCTCCCATCCATGTCCTCTGTTGCACCTCAGCCACCCAACATCATGACGAGCTTTGCACCTGGCAGTGCGTCCCATGTTCAGCCtcagtccccggcccagcctggccCCCACACTTCACCCGGTCTTCCTCTTATCTCGCAGAGAGCTAGCTCTGTTGgggaagaggaagaagcagcgGAGCCTCGAGCTTTGTTCTCCAGCTCTCGCTCCAGTTCTCCTTTGCAGCTCAACTTGCTGCAGGAGGAGCTTCCCAGACTGAGCGAGGGGCAGAGCAGCACAGGTCACAACCACTCTGAAAGCCTCCATGAGCAGCTTGCAAACAAGGTAGCTACCTGCACCGTATTATTCACCCATAACACAGGATTCATGTCTAACTTGTAACCCCTCCTCCTCAGGGCGAAGCCCCTTCCGAGTCAAGCAGTAACGATGCTCAGTTAACATCCAGCGAGCTGCTCGatctgctgctgcaggaggatgccAGGTCAGGGACCGGTTCTAACGCTTCAGGCTCCGGATCAGGAGAATCTGGAGGTTCACTGGGATCTGGATCTGGCTCCAATGGGACGTCCAcctcacacactggtgaggaagGAAACACACTTGGAAATACAGAAAAAATCTTTTAAACCGCACAACTAAGGAAAAAACGTAAGAATTTTAGGATGAAATGTAATGAATGACACAGGTTTCTCTCTGGGTAAAAGGCAGCAGCAAGTACTTTGCCAGCAATGACTCATCAGACACTTCAAGGAAAGCTCGAAAGAGCCAGGAAGCACCTGTGGAGCACCAGCACAGCTTTGACGCCCGGGGGGAGAACTCCATGTGGAGCATGATCCAGCACACACCTGACCACGTTATGATGACGTACCAGATGCATCCCAGGTACACGCTCGGGACTTCAGCCATCTTTTCTGGGCTCGTTACTCTGACCTCTGCTGCTTTTACCACAAGAAGCAGGAACTGAACAGGAATCCAGTGAAACTTGACTCCTAAAAAGTCTCTGTAGGAAAGATTTTAGCTGAATGAGCTGGAATATTTGAATAATTTTCCTTTTCTTTCATTTGATTTCAGCCGTTCGGTTGTTCGAATCCAAATGATCTCAGATCTGTTAAAGTGATCCGAAGCAAAAGTTCAACCTTTATTTTTTCCTCCCACATTGATCAAATCCCTATCAGCTTGTAGAAACGTGTCACCTCACTTGGCTCAAAATGAACACTGCAGTGAAAAGGTAAATATTTTAGCCAGTAGCAAATGAGCTCTTTTTTCCCCGTCTCCTGTCTTGGTCGCACCTACAGGGATCAGAGCGAGGTGTTAGCAGAGGACAGAGAGAAGCTGCGAGTGCTTCAGCCCCTCCAGCCCTGGTTCACCCAGGAACAGagagaggagctggctcaggtgcaTCCTTGGATCAAGCAACACACCATCCCACAGGAAATAGACACAGAGGTAACACAGGAGACGTTTTTGCCTCTTTTTGCTCACATAAACACATGTTGAACATATTTGTTTGTCTCACAGGGCTGCATGAGCTGTTGTTCAGGGGCTGCCATGGCCCACCCCCCTCAGCTACCAGTCTTGGACAGCTCCTCGCCCGTGGAGACCCTTCAGCAGGACTCTGTCGGATCTATAGCTCACACCTAGAAACATGGAGCCTAAAACGGGACACTACACAGTTCACAGTTAACAAGCCTCAACAGAAACCTCAGCAACACCTGCCATGTATCTAGCATCCTGGAGAAGGTGGAGCCCCCTGCTTTAACTTGTGTCCTACAGGCAACAGGGACAAAACTCAGTTTAAAGGGTAGGGAGAAGAAATTTTACTGTGTTTTTTCCCACTTCAATGAACTGTTAATATCCCTCCTCTCTCCTTTTGGTGTTAGTAGAGACCCCGGTGAAGGGGTTGTAAGTCACATTAAAAAGATTGTTTAACGCTATGAGCCACCGGGTTCTCGATAACCAAATAGGATCTGTTACTTTCTGCCCCTGAACACCTGCTCACCTGGAGCACGTGTCGTACAGTACGTGCTCTGCACCAGCACCACCAGCGACAAACAGGTGTGACCTAATGGGCTGTGTTTCTCTGACAGACGCGTTTGTCGCTGTTGCTTGTTTCAGGTAAAATCCTATGAGTTGTCATCAGAGTACATGACGGTGTAATGTTATGTTGAATGATGAACcagacttttcatttaaattaatggtaaaaagctGAAATTTCTTAAATGGATGCTTttcaactcccagagctctacTTGGTCgtcactgtgttttattttgttttgtgtcCACGCAGCAAGTTTCCACTCGAGTTCTTTTACTTAACCCCagtagctttgtgtgtgtgtgtgtgtgtgtgtgtgtgtgtgtgtgtgtgtgtgtgtgtgtgtgtgtgtgtgtgtgtgtgtgtgtgtgtgtgtgtgtgtgtgtgagagagagaatgaaTGCAGTGTCTTCTTCCTTCAGTATTGTCCAACGGTATGAGGCAGACCAGgttgtttttttaatcatttttagatGAAATATAAATTACAGTACTGTGTACTTTATAGTAAATGTACACAAGACATTCTATGAAGTGTATACAAAGCCATTTGTCTTGAATTCAGGGAcggtttgtgacaaagaagtaaatAAATGACCTGTGACCTAAGATGCATGTGGGTaggatttaatttttttattaagtCCGGAACAAAAAGCGGTCGATCTAATTACCCTGATGCAAACTGGAGGTGCAGACTCTTAAAAAGTAAGAACAACAAATATTATTACAGATTTTCTATGATTTATGTATCTAATATCTTTATTCACAAAAGAACAaatggtaacgcttccttttacagtcccctaattactaagtacttacatggtaattacatagtaagttagtgtattattgtgtaattaacatGTATAATTGGAATAAAGTgcaattattgtgtaaagcagtatttactgggaatgattcataaaaataaaaactagaattgaacctgagtttaATAGTAATaatgtttaagaactcagaaacaataacaatacatttcaacttactatgtaattaccatgtaagtacttagtaattagagtactgtaaaaggaagcattaccGAACAAATTACCCAGTGTTGGATATTTATTTGTTAGTTATAAATTGCAGCAGCAACATGTGAATTTAATGTTAGAGGAAGCAAAGGTCAAAAACTGCTTGATGAAGTAGAAAGGTTCTGTTACATTAGCTTACGTCAGTGTTTCTACACTAGGGGGCGCACATAATCAGTAATTTATCTGAAATTAATTGTAAACAAAAATATAGTAAAAGATGCAAGTgtatctaaaacacacacacacacacaatgacacaTAAAGCACCAAAATTTGTAGCCTTTTAACTTTTATTGTAGTTTTTCTCTTACCGcctgatgggatcgtttgagatttttatttttttcgaaaagctgacaaaaaaccACCTCTTCCTACACATTTTTCTTTTGCACACTAAACTGCATTTAATGTTTATATAGAAATGGTTAGCGGAATCAAAAACAGGTCTGTATGTTGACAAGAGTAAGAAATTAACAGCAACTTATCTTGAATTATGCTTAAAATTTTAGTTTGAGCATAAAATAAACTAATTCCAAATAATATGGAAATCTGTTAATAAtaaaattttgaaaaagaaacataattatTCTTCATGTGATGCTTGAGTTTTGGTTCTTACTGAGAACCCAACAGTCACTATCTGGCTATTTAAAATACACATTGACACAAAAACAGAATGTTTCATAGCACAGCATGTTGCAGCACTGGTTTCCCCTCCGATGCGTCTCCTGAGCCTGACGGTAATACGAATGTGCTCAGGTTGAATCGCGGCGCCGCCTCTGGACCAGCCAGTGACACATATTTTGCTTGTGTCTTTTTTTTCTTACTTGGAAAACTTCTGCATCTCTGAAAGACAAAGGCTGAGGGTTAAGAGAGAAAAGTAAGAAAGTGGCAGTGGCGCCCCAAGAGGTGgtcgggggggggaggggggcaaGCCACCTCTGCAAAATTGCTGGCCACCCCAGGGAAGACCCCCTCTACCTTTTGATAATTCATGTTAAAgggaaactaggcagttttgaatgcttttagcacccccagtgtccgtttgtaggaccaaaagcaaaacttatctcctcgctgtgcattttgtctttttaccataccataccataccaactttatttataaagcacatttaaaaacagcatggcagccgaccaaagtgctgtacagaataaaaagtaaaaacacaatataaaacaatacatggtcaacaataaaatacacaacaagacagataatcacggtcaataaaaagacacatagtaaaataataaaagtcagggatttaaaaatgcctggtcgtaaaagtgagccttaagtagtgacttgaaccggaggagggatggtgccagcctcactgaaagaggaagagcattccagagtgtcggagcagcatagacaaaagcacgctgcctccgtgttttgtatttcattgttggaacgcgaagcagcaggcaatcagcagatctcaacgcccggtttggcacataacgagtcacaagatCAGACAGGTAATCTGGAGCCAGActgttcagggccttaaaaacaaaagtcaggattttaaacttcactctgaagtttacgggtagccagtggagccgcgccagtacaggtgtgatatggtctcttctaggggtgtttgttaaaaacctggctgccgcgttctgtacgacctgaagcctgttaagagcggagacaggtaaaccaattaaaatggaatttacATAATCCAAtcgggagatgataaaagcatgaattacggattccaggtgtgctcgtttcaggatcggttttaagcgaactagtctgcgcagctgataaaaacacgatctgaccactgcgttaatctgagggcccatggaaaagtgtgTATCCAGTTTCACACCCAGGTTGGTAATGcactgcttgaggtcatatgggagagtgtccaaatcagaagataagtgtgtggttttgttaggggtcCTCAGGAGTGCCTCAGACATAGAATCATTCAGCTTAAGGAaattgttggcaagccaaaccctcacttcagccaaacattggtccagaagagagagggagccAGGTAGATCTGACAATCATCAGCATAAATACTGtatgatagcccaggccatatttcctcaggatgaaacccagggtgaggatgtaaattgaaaacaggagatgcccaagcacagatccctgcgggactccccatggaagtggaaggaatgtagaggaacaattacccaactgAACCTTGAAAACTCTGACAGGTATCagcagaaccactgaagtgagGTACCCCTAAGCCCTACCCATGACTCAAGTCTATCCAGCAAAACATCGTGGTCAACGgtatcaaatgctgcagaaagatctaatagcaggagcaaaacaggtgaccCAGAGTCAGAAGCCACCAGGATGTCATTGGTCACGTGAAGAAGGGCTGATTCAGTACTGTGAAGTGGCCTAAACCCAGACTGGAACACATCAACCAGAGAAAATCTATgcatgtgtgctgtaatctgtgAATAGACAATCTTTTCAAGGACCTTAGACAAAAACGGTAATTTAGAGATTGGCCAGAAGTTTGCAAGGTTTGAGTTGTCTAATgcctaatctaacagctgaaatgtctccccagtcttcattagtgtccacatgagtgattcatcactaaattaacaaatcagctgtgccgGGTATGTCAGCTACATTTTTGTTTAAGTCCAACAGACCTGACCGACCCGCTGAAGTTACATGGgaatattctgaccacagggggcgatagcagctggctggtctttcattaaccctgtaaaaggtcattttagcacatactggctcaagaaaaagatttaaaaacatgaaaatttgCATCGCATCTCTTTAATGTTCACACAAACTATAAATGCATCTAATTTAACTAAAACATTAATTTAAAAGACAATACATTTAAGAGTATTGGGCAAATAAATCAGAATTTAAATAAATGTTGAGgctcagtttaaaaaaaaacgccGTTAATAGCTTTTGTGGATGTTTTCCTTAAGACAGCAACAGGCAAATTCAAATGGTTCTAAAATGATAAAACAATCCATTTGAAGCAATGACTGAAACAACCGTTTTGAAATGATGTCTTCTGAAATGTTTATTACTCAGATTTGAGGAAAATGTGCTGGGTGCATATTGATCTTTGAAGGAGCGTGCATCGCTTCAGGTTAAACCCTGCCACAGTTACCACAAGaaacaatttggtgtgccaccccaaaattttctaGGGGTGCCACTGCACAGAGAGTGGACATGCACGTAAATGAGCTTACCTTTGTCGAGATCAATCAGTTTCGGCTGAGTGCTTGCATGGGCGCTTTCTCTGAGCAGGTTGTTCTTAAAGTCTAAAACATAgggaaaaaacaaaaatgaacCAAAACACACTTTTGCTCAGTGAGCCTTAAGTAGCgacttgaaccggaggaggggTTCAAACCTAAAACTCACCAAGTCTCCTCTCCTGTCGACACACCTCCCTAACCTCTATCTCACACTCATCCGAGCTGCTGTAGCTTCTGTTGGACCTACCACCATGACAAAATCACGTAAGTGTAATAAACACTAAAACAGAAATTAAAAGTGTGCGTTTGTGTCCTCATAGCTCTCACCTCATTGATGCTTTGGGATAAAACTCTACAAACATAAGAATGAATAAAAAAACAAGATAAGAATCAAGAATTCAATGAGAGTCAGACTGAAACTCTGCAGCCCAGACCTTTGGCTTGGCGTTGTCGCGTGACCAGGATGATGATGAGTATAATGAAGGCCAGGAGCAAAAGGGAGGAGAGGACGTAGCCTAGCAGCAGGAGAATATTGTGCTTTTGGTCAGGCAGGATCACAGTGATGACTTCCGGTGACTCAGCCTTGGTGGAATCTGAGTGGAACAAAAGCCCCAGCAGTCAGCACTTTCTCTTACAAACACACCTTAGCTTTGAAATTTTGGCCAACAA
This sequence is a window from Nothobranchius furzeri strain GRZ-AD chromosome 3, NfurGRZ-RIMD1, whole genome shotgun sequence. Protein-coding genes within it:
- the per3 gene encoding period circadian protein homolog 3 isoform X2; protein product: MLLMCDRSPTMSRGDSGPDGEEPALPLSTAAGGGGQMGPSGDLGGRAQIEHLGGGERGALREGGQEDEEMTNVSHDLSSSSNQSPESATGSTSSFIKREHAGGGRGQARRDMMDTVAEMKRRLPSDRRSRNKASTVDALNYALNCVKQVQANSEYYKLLMQNGQDQRKDATVCTLEELERVTSEHNLKNTDSFVMVFSLSSGRVLYASEQAPSLLCCKRKYLESAKFVELLFHQDVNVFYSHTAQPHLPPWSNSHSAGVLFDSAQVKSFFCRIRGSKDRDGEMRYNPFRITPYLLKVQGTESGEEEEPCCLALAERIISGYEAPRIPMDKRIFTTTHSPGCIFLEVDDRAVPLLGYLPQDLIGTSLLTCIHPEDFPLMLSMHRKVLKYAGQPPFEHSPVRLRCQNGDYVTLDTSWSSFINPWSRKVAFIIGRHKVRTSPLNEDVLAALNRTEVPVSHEEIKDLQAKIYKLFLQPVHNNGSSGYGSLGSNGSHEHYISFASSSDSNGNLWEDSHREPMTLQQICADVNRAKTWGRQGCLNSCQKRAPHGKPSTAPHPLSASNAESRGSEGSRKQTHIPSYQQINCVDNIVRYLESCAGQVLKRKNESHSLTTSSSSSSTSEEEKPAGGTDVARSSSDEATAPEDAPMGSEPADVTATPVRLAPSPATEDRRFVGLTKEVLSAHTQKEEQEYIDRFRHRILQSPYSSYLQLENDSMAHSHHPGDYLRPLSAGGWNRTRRGKLRHKRPKPQGSSDSYASPAGPLYCVPDSSWPSSESSQPHMAQTHCQTSPLQGTFFSVTGKSSTEQLPRLQQMPAATPAQLQPSDHLSYNFNIMQLGQSQPGMPPVHMEPLQNVQNFYSPHPMASAQSFNPYMAPVMAVIMPNYPTFTPGFPSVYLPSMSSVAPQPPNIMTSFAPGSASHVQPQSPAQPGPHTSPGLPLISQRASSVGEEEEAAEPRALFSSSRSSSPLQLNLLQEELPRLSEGQSSTGHNHSESLHEQLANKGEAPSESSSNDAQLTSSELLDLLLQEDARSGTGSNASGSGSGESGGSLGSGSGSNGTSTSHTGSSKYFASNDSSDTSRKARKSQEAPVEHQHSFDARGENSMWSMIQHTPDHVMMTYQMHPRDQSEVLAEDREKLRVLQPLQPWFTQEQREELAQVHPWIKQHTIPQEIDTEGCMSCCSGAAMAHPPQLPVLDSSSPVETLQQDSVGSIAHT
- the per3 gene encoding period circadian protein homolog 3 isoform X1 — protein: MLLMCDRSPTMSRGDSGPDGEEPALPLSTAAGGGGQMGPSGDLGGRAQIEHLGGGERGALREGGQEDEEMTNVSHDLSSSSNQSPESATGSTSSFIKREHAGGGRGQARRDMMDTVAEMKRRLPSDRRSRNKASTVDALNYALNCVKQVQANSEYYKLLMQNGQDQRKDATVCTLEELERVTSEHNLKNTDSFVMVFSLSSGRVLYASEQAPSLLCCKRKYLESAKFVELLFHQDVNVFYSHTAQPHLPPWSNSHSAGVLFDSAQVKSFFCRIRGSKDRDGEMRYNPFRITPYLLKVQGTESGEEEEPCCLALAERIISGYEAPRIPMDKRIFTTTHSPGCIFLEVDDRAVPLLGYLPQDLIGTSLLTCIHPEDFPLMLSMHRKVLKYAGQPPFEHSPVRLRCQNGDYVTLDTSWSSFINPWSRKVAFIIGRHKVRTSPLNEDVLAALNRTEVPVSHEEIKDLQAKIYKLFLQPVHNNGSSGYGSLGSNGSHEHYISFASSSDSNGNLWEDSHREPMTLQQICADVNRAKTWGRQGCLNSCQKRAPHGKPSTAPHPLSASNAESRGSEGSRKQTHIPSYQQINCVDNIVRYLESCAGQVLKRKNESHSLTTSSSSSSTSEEEKPAGGTDVARSSSDVVLLDSEVSVGPAVVGAPLTDITMSSKAMSVVSVTSQCSYSSTIVHVPQPDSEATAPEDAPMGSEPADVTATPVRLAPSPATEDRRFVGLTKEVLSAHTQKEEQEYIDRFRHRILQSPYSSYLQLENDSMAHSHHPGDYLRPLSAGGWNRTRRGKLRHKRPKPQGSSDSYASPAGPLYCVPDSSWPSSESSQPHMAQTHCQTSPLQGTFFSVTGKSSTEQLPRLQQMPAATPAQLQPSDHLSYNFNIMQLGQSQPGMPPVHMEPLQNVQNFYSPHPMASAQSFNPYMAPVMAVIMPNYPTFTPGFPSVYLPSMSSVAPQPPNIMTSFAPGSASHVQPQSPAQPGPHTSPGLPLISQRASSVGEEEEAAEPRALFSSSRSSSPLQLNLLQEELPRLSEGQSSTGHNHSESLHEQLANKGEAPSESSSNDAQLTSSELLDLLLQEDARSGTGSNASGSGSGESGGSLGSGSGSNGTSTSHTGSSKYFASNDSSDTSRKARKSQEAPVEHQHSFDARGENSMWSMIQHTPDHVMMTYQMHPRDQSEVLAEDREKLRVLQPLQPWFTQEQREELAQVHPWIKQHTIPQEIDTEGCMSCCSGAAMAHPPQLPVLDSSSPVETLQQDSVGSIAHT